In Streptomyces sp. DG2A-72, one genomic interval encodes:
- a CDS encoding A24 family peptidase, producing the protein MIGLLVIVAALWGAVTGALLPRAAYRFAVPSGQEWREQCPGGHPIRGWAGRARCAQCPDPTYGPATTTPLLPLATALVCAALAAATDTRPEIAVWLLLAPVGVLLAVVDFRVRRLPDALTLPLAAAVLVLLGLVALVPEHTGDWLTALFGALTLGCGYFVLFLINPGGMGFGDVKLALGMGAALGWYGWPTVMLGTLAGFVLGALYGGALVVARKAGRKTAIPFGPFLIAGAYAGLLIGAYTA; encoded by the coding sequence GTGATTGGCCTCCTCGTGATCGTCGCCGCGTTGTGGGGCGCGGTGACGGGTGCGCTGCTGCCCCGCGCGGCCTACCGCTTCGCCGTCCCGTCCGGGCAGGAGTGGCGCGAGCAGTGCCCCGGCGGGCATCCGATCCGGGGATGGGCCGGGCGGGCGCGATGCGCTCAGTGCCCGGATCCGACGTACGGCCCTGCCACCACCACCCCCCTCCTCCCGCTCGCCACGGCCCTCGTCTGCGCCGCCCTCGCCGCCGCGACCGACACCCGCCCCGAAATCGCCGTCTGGCTCCTCCTCGCCCCCGTCGGCGTGCTCCTCGCGGTCGTCGACTTCCGGGTGCGGCGCCTGCCGGACGCGCTGACCCTCCCGCTCGCGGCGGCGGTACTGGTCCTCCTCGGGCTGGTCGCGCTCGTCCCCGAACACACCGGGGACTGGCTCACCGCCCTGTTCGGCGCGCTGACGCTCGGCTGCGGCTACTTCGTCCTGTTCCTGATCAACCCCGGCGGCATGGGCTTCGGCGACGTCAAGCTGGCCCTCGGCATGGGCGCCGCGCTCGGCTGGTACGGCTGGCCGACCGTGATGCTCGGCACGCTCGCGGGGTTCGTGCTGGGGGCGCTCTACGGCGGTGCGCTCGTCGTCGCACGGAAGGCGGGCCGGAAGACGGCGATCCCGTTCGGGCCGTTCCTGATCGCGGGGGCGTATGCCGGGTTGCTGATCGGGGCGTACACGGCCTGA
- a CDS encoding NADH-quinone oxidoreductase subunit A gives MNAYAPILVLGALGAGFAIFSVVMATLIGPKRYNRAKLEAYECGIEPTPTPAGGGRFPIKYYLTAMLFIIFDIEIVFLYPWAVTFDALGVFGLVEMLLFVLTVFVAYAYVWRRGGLEWD, from the coding sequence GTGAACGCGTATGCGCCCATCCTCGTACTGGGAGCCCTCGGGGCAGGCTTTGCGATCTTCTCCGTGGTCATGGCCACGCTGATCGGTCCGAAGCGTTACAACCGGGCCAAGCTCGAGGCCTACGAGTGCGGTATCGAGCCGACCCCCACGCCGGCCGGCGGCGGGCGCTTCCCGATCAAGTACTACCTGACGGCGATGCTCTTCATCATCTTCGATATCGAGATCGTCTTCCTCTACCCCTGGGCCGTCACCTTCGACGCCCTGGGTGTTTTCGGGCTCGTGGAGATGCTGCTCTTCGTGCTCACCGTCTTCGTCGCCTACGCGTACGTATGGCGACGCGGCGGCCTGGAATGGGACTGA
- a CDS encoding PASTA domain-containing protein codes for MRVPKLVGLMAMDAREAAEAHGVLLTAPDRPDFHLTVVDYVVRQYPLPGVEVPRGSVVTVWFDLGEGEGGGGAGVREPRIPNPPTGGMQRELDAPGDAFEVIR; via the coding sequence GTGCGCGTACCAAAGCTGGTCGGTCTGATGGCCATGGACGCGCGCGAGGCGGCAGAGGCACACGGAGTGCTGCTGACCGCACCCGACCGGCCCGACTTCCATCTCACTGTCGTCGACTATGTCGTACGGCAATACCCGCTGCCCGGCGTCGAGGTGCCGCGCGGGTCCGTGGTCACCGTGTGGTTCGACCTGGGTGAGGGCGAAGGCGGCGGAGGCGCGGGCGTGCGTGAGCCGCGGATCCCGAATCCGCCGACGGGCGGAATGCAACGCGAACTGGACGCGCCGGGGGACGCCTTCGAGGTGATCCGGTGA
- the def gene encoding peptide deformylase, whose translation MPSVFLQGRPVDSCPPLAPEARRGTVRRITEVGEEVLHKPCRDVTEFGPDLAALIDDMFLTMYIADGAGLAANQVGVGLRLFVYDCPDDDGVRHVGHVVNPVLEALDAGDRRLVDAGEGCLSVPGAVMDVPRPDRAVVRGVDKDGEPLVIEGTGYFARCLAHETDHVGGQVYLDRLSRRDRKEALRQVADRRDEVFARRAANIQALSARSDAEAR comes from the coding sequence ATGCCGAGCGTTTTCCTCCAGGGAAGGCCGGTCGACTCCTGCCCCCCGCTCGCGCCCGAGGCCCGGCGCGGCACGGTCCGGCGGATCACCGAGGTCGGCGAGGAGGTGCTGCACAAGCCGTGCCGGGACGTGACCGAGTTCGGGCCCGATCTCGCCGCGCTCATCGACGACATGTTCCTCACGATGTACATCGCCGACGGAGCGGGACTGGCGGCGAATCAAGTGGGGGTCGGTTTGCGCCTGTTCGTGTACGACTGCCCGGACGACGACGGAGTCCGGCATGTCGGGCATGTCGTCAACCCGGTGCTGGAGGCGCTCGACGCCGGGGACCGACGGCTGGTCGACGCGGGCGAGGGGTGCCTGTCGGTGCCGGGCGCGGTCATGGACGTACCGCGTCCGGACCGGGCCGTCGTGCGCGGGGTCGACAAGGACGGCGAGCCGCTCGTGATCGAGGGGACGGGGTACTTCGCGCGGTGCCTGGCGCACGAGACCGATCACGTGGGCGGGCAGGTGTATCTGGACCGGCTCTCCCGGCGGGACCGAAAGGAGGCGCTGCGGCAGGTGGCGGACCGGCGGGACGAGGTGTTCGCCCGCCGGGCCGCCAACATCCAGGCACTCAGCGCCCGATCGGACGCCGAGGCGCGCTGA
- a CDS encoding demethylmenaquinone methyltransferase: MTRASLNKQPHEVASMFDDVAERYDLTNDVLSLGQDRVWRKEVARAVDARPAQKVLDLAAGTATSSLPFARTGAYVVPCDFSLGMLQVGKRNHPWLPLTAGDATKLPFRDDVFDAVTISFGLRNVQDTDGALREMYRVTKPGGRVVICEFSHPTWAPFRTVYTEYLMRALPPIARTVSSNPDAYVYLAESIRAWPDQPALAERLRKAGWSRVAWRNLTGGVVALHRGFKES, from the coding sequence GTGACCCGCGCCTCCCTGAACAAGCAGCCGCACGAAGTCGCCTCGATGTTCGACGACGTCGCGGAACGGTACGACCTGACGAACGACGTGCTGTCGCTCGGCCAGGACCGGGTGTGGCGCAAGGAGGTCGCCAGGGCCGTCGACGCCCGCCCCGCCCAGAAGGTGCTGGACCTGGCGGCCGGTACGGCGACGTCCTCGCTGCCCTTCGCCCGCACCGGCGCGTATGTCGTCCCCTGCGACTTCTCCCTCGGCATGCTCCAGGTCGGCAAGCGGAACCACCCGTGGCTGCCGCTGACCGCGGGCGACGCGACGAAGCTGCCCTTCAGGGACGACGTGTTCGACGCCGTCACGATCTCCTTCGGGCTGCGCAACGTCCAGGACACGGATGGAGCGCTGCGCGAGATGTACCGGGTGACCAAGCCCGGCGGCCGGGTCGTGATCTGCGAGTTCTCGCACCCGACCTGGGCGCCCTTCCGCACGGTCTACACCGAGTACCTGATGCGCGCCCTGCCGCCGATCGCCCGCACGGTCTCCTCCAACCCGGACGCCTACGTCTACCTCGCCGAGTCCATCCGCGCCTGGCCCGACCAGCCCGCGCTGGCCGAGCGGCTGCGCAAGGCCGGCTGGTCGAGGGTGGCCTGGCGGAACCTGACCGGCGGGGTGGTCGCCCTGCACCGGGGCTTCAAGGAGAGCTGA
- a CDS encoding NADH-quinone oxidoreductase subunit B family protein: MGLEEKLPSGFLLTTVEQAAGWVRKSSVFPATFGLACCAIEMMTTGAGRYDLARFGMEVFRGSPRQADLMIVAGRVSQKMAPVLRQVYDQMPNPKWVISMGVCASSGGMFNNYAIVQGVDHIVPVDIYLPGCPPRPEMLIDAILKLHQKIQTSKLGVNAEEAAREAEEAALKALPTIEMKGLLR, encoded by the coding sequence ATGGGACTCGAAGAAAAGCTGCCGAGCGGCTTCCTGCTGACCACCGTCGAGCAGGCCGCGGGCTGGGTGCGCAAGTCGTCCGTCTTCCCCGCCACCTTCGGCCTTGCCTGCTGCGCCATCGAGATGATGACCACCGGCGCCGGCCGCTACGACCTGGCGCGCTTCGGCATGGAGGTCTTCCGCGGCTCACCGCGCCAGGCGGACCTGATGATCGTCGCGGGCAGGGTCAGCCAGAAGATGGCGCCGGTGCTCAGGCAGGTCTATGACCAGATGCCGAACCCCAAGTGGGTGATCTCGATGGGGGTGTGCGCCTCCTCCGGCGGCATGTTCAACAACTACGCCATCGTCCAGGGCGTCGACCACATCGTCCCGGTCGACATCTATCTGCCCGGCTGCCCGCCACGGCCGGAGATGCTGATCGACGCGATCCTCAAGCTCCACCAGAAGATCCAGACCTCCAAGCTCGGTGTGAACGCCGAGGAGGCGGCTCGTGAAGCGGAGGAAGCGGCGCTCAAGGCCCTGCCGACGATCGAGATGAAGGGGCTGCTGCGATGA
- a CDS encoding C40 family peptidase, producing MEEPLIPVSPMSHTAHIRSHRKPRRTATSTVAMRAGVAGGILSTVAVAGASASANAAEPVTQTLELPTLTADLTAQVEQSAQATQLAAATYELQAERDAAAAEAAQEAKKDLAEAKKKAEAKQKAEEARRAAAEAAASRAAERTTLSAEADTSTSVSAPASGSVATVISFLQAQVGDAYVMGASGPDAWDCSSLVQAAFKQVGVDLPRVSQDQSMAGTDVSLSNLQVGDILYWGGKGSAYHVGVYIGNGQYLDAANPSKGVVIQDLSGYPASGAVRVL from the coding sequence ATGGAGGAGCCCCTGATACCGGTTAGTCCCATGTCCCACACCGCTCACATACGCAGCCACCGGAAGCCCCGCCGCACCGCGACGTCGACAGTCGCGATGCGAGCCGGAGTTGCCGGTGGCATCCTCAGCACCGTGGCAGTGGCCGGCGCGTCCGCTTCGGCGAACGCGGCCGAGCCGGTGACACAGACGCTCGAACTGCCCACGCTCACCGCCGACCTGACCGCTCAGGTCGAGCAGTCCGCACAGGCCACCCAGCTGGCCGCGGCCACCTATGAGCTGCAGGCCGAGCGTGACGCGGCCGCCGCCGAGGCGGCCCAGGAGGCCAAGAAGGACCTCGCCGAGGCGAAGAAGAAGGCCGAGGCCAAGCAGAAGGCGGAGGAGGCCCGCAGGGCTGCCGCCGAGGCCGCCGCCTCCCGCGCCGCCGAGCGGACCACGCTCTCCGCCGAGGCCGACACCTCCACCTCGGTGTCCGCCCCGGCCAGCGGCAGTGTCGCGACGGTCATCTCCTTCCTCCAGGCACAGGTGGGCGACGCCTACGTCATGGGGGCCTCCGGCCCCGACGCCTGGGACTGCTCCAGCCTGGTGCAGGCCGCGTTCAAGCAGGTCGGCGTGGACCTTCCGCGGGTTTCGCAGGACCAGTCGATGGCCGGCACCGATGTCTCCCTGTCCAACCTTCAGGTGGGCGACATCCTGTACTGGGGCGGCAAGGGCTCCGCGTACCACGTGGGCGTCTACATCGGAAACGGCCAGTACCTGGACGCGGCCAACCCCTCCAAGGGCGTGGTGATCCAGGACCTGTCCGGCTACCCGGCGTCGGGTGCGGTGCGCGTGCTCTGA
- a CDS encoding geranylgeranyl reductase family protein: MTEPLSENTADVIVVGAGPSGSTTAYYLAKAGLDVLLLEKTSFPREKVCGDGLTPRATKQLVSMGIDISEEAGWLRNKGLRIIGGGVRLQLDWPDLASFPDYGLVRKRDDFDEQLARQAQKAGARLYERCNVGAPIIDDRTGRITGVHAKLGDAGEKREVTFHAPLVVAADGNSTRLSLAMGLHRREDRPMGVAVRTYFESPRHDDDYLESWLELWDRRGPGEDRLLPGYGWIFGMGDGTSNVGLGVLNTSDSFKELDWREVLKAWCASMPEDWGYTPENMTGPIRGAALPMAFNRQPHYTRGLLLVGDAGGLVNPFNGEGIAYAMESGQIAADVIVQAHARATPAQREIALQRYPRVLKDTYGGYYTLGRAFVKLIGNPKVMKIATQRGLTHPLLMKFTLKMLANLTDPTGGDAMDRIINGLSKVAPKA, from the coding sequence GTGACCGAGCCCCTCTCCGAAAACACCGCCGATGTGATCGTCGTCGGCGCGGGGCCATCCGGCTCCACGACCGCGTACTACCTGGCGAAGGCCGGACTCGACGTACTGCTGCTGGAGAAGACCAGCTTCCCCCGCGAAAAGGTGTGCGGTGACGGGCTGACCCCGCGCGCCACCAAGCAGCTCGTCTCGATGGGCATCGACATCTCGGAAGAGGCCGGCTGGCTCCGTAACAAGGGGCTCCGGATCATCGGCGGAGGTGTGCGACTGCAGCTGGACTGGCCGGATCTCGCCTCCTTCCCCGACTACGGCCTCGTCCGCAAGCGCGACGACTTCGACGAGCAGCTCGCCCGCCAGGCCCAGAAGGCGGGCGCCCGTCTGTACGAGCGCTGCAACGTCGGCGCCCCGATCATCGACGACCGCACGGGCCGGATCACGGGCGTGCACGCCAAGCTCGGCGACGCCGGGGAGAAGCGCGAGGTGACCTTCCACGCGCCGCTGGTGGTGGCCGCCGACGGCAACTCCACCCGCCTCTCCCTGGCGATGGGCCTGCACCGCCGCGAGGACCGTCCGATGGGCGTCGCGGTCCGCACGTATTTCGAGAGCCCACGCCACGACGACGACTACCTGGAGTCCTGGCTGGAGCTGTGGGACCGCCGGGGCCCGGGCGAGGACCGGCTGCTGCCGGGCTACGGCTGGATCTTCGGCATGGGCGACGGCACGTCCAACGTCGGGCTGGGCGTCCTCAACACCTCCGACTCCTTCAAGGAACTGGACTGGCGCGAGGTGCTGAAGGCATGGTGCGCGTCCATGCCGGAGGACTGGGGCTACACGCCGGAGAACATGACCGGACCCATTCGCGGAGCCGCGCTGCCCATGGCCTTCAACCGCCAGCCCCACTACACACGCGGGCTGCTCCTCGTCGGCGACGCCGGCGGTCTGGTGAACCCCTTCAACGGCGAGGGCATCGCCTACGCCATGGAGTCCGGCCAGATCGCCGCCGACGTCATCGTGCAGGCGCACGCGCGTGCCACCCCGGCCCAGCGCGAGATCGCCCTCCAGCGCTACCCGCGCGTCCTCAAGGACACCTACGGCGGCTACTACACGCTGGGCCGCGCCTTCGTGAAGCTCATCGGCAACCCGAAGGTCATGAAGATCGCGACCCAGCGCGGCCTGACCCACCCGCTCCTGATGAAGTTCACCCTGAAGATGCTGGCCAACCTCACCGACCCGACCGGCGGCGACGCGATGGACCGGATCATCAACGGGCTGAGCAAGGTGGCGCCCAAGGCGTGA
- a CDS encoding NADH-quinone oxidoreductase subunit C has protein sequence MSDANGTHGASNGVNPEKDLGADNLPGQRGEGGEEIRVQRGMFGANNGGDTSGYGGLVRSVRLPGPASRPYGGWFDEVADELEGALEEQGLLPENAIEKTVVDRGELTFHIEREHLLRVARTLRDDPALRFELCTGVSGVHYLHDKGRELHAVYHLRSITRNRLIRLEVSAPDADPHIPSLVSVYPTNDWHERETYDFYGIVFDGHPALTRIMMPDDWQGHPQRKDYPLGGIPVEYKGAQIPAPDQRRSYS, from the coding sequence ATGAGCGACGCCAACGGCACCCACGGGGCGTCGAACGGGGTGAACCCGGAGAAGGACCTCGGTGCGGACAACCTCCCCGGCCAGCGCGGCGAGGGCGGTGAGGAGATCCGCGTCCAGCGCGGCATGTTCGGCGCCAACAACGGCGGCGACACCTCCGGGTACGGCGGCCTGGTCCGCTCGGTCCGGCTCCCGGGACCGGCGAGCCGCCCCTACGGCGGCTGGTTCGACGAGGTCGCCGACGAACTCGAGGGCGCGCTGGAGGAACAGGGCCTCCTCCCCGAGAACGCGATCGAGAAGACGGTCGTCGACCGCGGCGAACTCACCTTCCACATCGAACGCGAGCACCTGCTCCGCGTCGCCCGCACCCTGCGCGACGACCCCGCCCTGCGCTTCGAGCTCTGCACCGGCGTGAGCGGTGTCCACTATCTCCACGACAAGGGCCGCGAGCTGCACGCCGTCTACCACCTGCGCTCGATCACCCGCAACCGGCTGATCCGCCTGGAAGTCAGCGCCCCGGACGCCGACCCGCACATCCCGTCCCTGGTCTCCGTCTATCCGACCAACGACTGGCACGAGCGCGAGACCTACGACTTCTACGGCATCGTCTTCGACGGTCACCCGGCCCTGACGCGGATCATGATGCCGGACGACTGGCAGGGCCACCCGCAGCGCAAGGACTACCCCCTCGGCGGCATCCCCGTCGAGTACAAGGGCGCCCAGATCCCGGCTCCGGACCAGCGGAGGTCGTACTCATGA
- a CDS encoding GNAT family N-acetyltransferase, translated as MNRALPVVRLRVPTDEDALAWHRIFDDPDVMEFHGGRSAELSVYEELTARQRRHDAKRGFCLWTMVDESGEVIGFTGAQPWEREWGPTGEIEIGWRLGRAYWGRGYVTAAAQMTLERVRAAGVPSVVAMVHADNARSIAVTQRLGMQLAEVYTTPVSKQRGHRYRLDLQL; from the coding sequence GTGAACCGAGCACTCCCCGTGGTACGGCTCCGTGTCCCCACCGACGAGGACGCCCTCGCCTGGCACCGGATCTTCGACGACCCGGACGTCATGGAGTTCCACGGCGGCAGATCGGCCGAGCTGTCGGTGTACGAGGAACTCACCGCCCGCCAGCGCAGACACGACGCCAAACGCGGCTTCTGCCTGTGGACCATGGTCGACGAGTCCGGCGAGGTCATCGGCTTCACCGGCGCCCAGCCGTGGGAGCGGGAGTGGGGCCCCACGGGCGAGATCGAGATCGGCTGGCGGCTCGGGCGGGCGTACTGGGGCAGGGGTTACGTCACCGCCGCCGCGCAGATGACGCTGGAGCGGGTGCGGGCGGCCGGGGTACCGAGCGTCGTGGCGATGGTGCACGCCGACAACGCACGGTCGATCGCGGTGACGCAGCGGCTCGGCATGCAGCTCGCCGAGGTCTACACGACACCGGTGTCGAAGCAGCGGGGACACCGCTACCGACTCGACTTGCAACTCTGA
- a CDS encoding FAD-dependent oxidoreductase: MTTEHTQQPGPTRRRFLAGASAGVAGGVGLSLGAAGGASAAAPGKRVAVLGGGVSGLSAAHELAERGYAVTVYEYYDALGGKARSMPFPGTAAGGRQDLPAEHGFRFFPGFYRNLPDTMRRIPFPGNANGVHDNLRSGTEALFAREAGRPDLHFPLRRLTTPPALGDLTPSWIRDQILSVLDLGTRLPAHEAAYYADRLLVHLTSCEARRQDQWEKTSWWDFIRAEEMSEEYQTVLGVGQTRNLVATRAEVASTRTVGRVIIEALLLWGLLGRGMDGDADIDRVLNAPTSEAWIDPWETYLRSLGVEFVLGTQVEEIVYEAGRVTGVRVSARDGGQDRTVTADHYISALPVEHARRTWGSALRAADPQLARCDALQTDWMVGVMFYLRTPTPVVNGHINCLDSPWSVTAVGQAQFWDGRDFSADYGDGCAHDCLSAIISEWDKPGILYGKTARECTREEVVAELWAQLKDGLNDSGKTTLTDEDRLGWFMDPAVTGLGGGNPQNREQLLIHPTGTLYNRPTARTKVPGFYLAGDYVRTDVDLATMEGANESARLAVNALLDADNSDADRCEIQELFRPPEMEPLKRVDEVRYRLGLPNTFDLG, translated from the coding sequence ATGACAACAGAACACACGCAGCAGCCCGGCCCCACCCGCAGACGCTTCCTCGCCGGCGCGAGCGCGGGCGTCGCCGGGGGAGTCGGTCTCTCCTTAGGAGCTGCCGGGGGCGCGTCCGCCGCCGCGCCCGGCAAGCGCGTCGCCGTCCTCGGTGGCGGGGTCTCCGGACTCAGCGCCGCCCACGAACTCGCCGAGCGCGGCTACGCGGTGACCGTCTACGAGTACTACGACGCCCTCGGCGGCAAGGCCCGCTCGATGCCGTTTCCCGGCACGGCGGCCGGAGGACGGCAGGACCTCCCCGCCGAACACGGCTTCCGCTTCTTCCCCGGCTTCTACCGCAACCTGCCGGACACGATGCGCCGCATCCCCTTCCCCGGCAACGCGAACGGCGTCCACGACAACCTCCGCAGCGGCACCGAGGCCCTCTTCGCCCGCGAGGCCGGCCGCCCCGACCTGCACTTCCCGCTGCGCCGCCTCACCACCCCGCCCGCCCTCGGCGACCTCACCCCGTCCTGGATCCGGGACCAGATCCTCTCCGTCCTCGACCTCGGCACCCGCCTGCCCGCCCATGAGGCCGCCTACTACGCCGACCGGCTCCTCGTCCACCTCACCAGCTGCGAGGCCCGCCGCCAGGACCAGTGGGAGAAGACCTCCTGGTGGGACTTCATCCGCGCGGAGGAGATGAGCGAGGAGTACCAGACCGTCCTCGGCGTCGGCCAGACCCGCAACCTGGTGGCCACGCGCGCGGAAGTCGCCTCCACCCGCACCGTCGGCCGCGTCATCATCGAGGCCCTGCTGCTGTGGGGCCTCCTCGGCCGCGGCATGGACGGCGACGCCGACATCGACCGCGTCCTCAACGCCCCCACCAGCGAGGCCTGGATCGACCCCTGGGAGACATATCTGCGCTCCCTCGGCGTCGAATTCGTGCTGGGGACACAGGTCGAGGAGATCGTGTACGAGGCCGGCCGGGTGACCGGCGTACGGGTCTCCGCGCGCGACGGCGGCCAGGACCGCACCGTCACCGCCGACCACTACATCTCCGCCCTGCCCGTCGAGCACGCCCGCCGCACCTGGGGTTCCGCCCTGCGCGCGGCCGACCCGCAGCTCGCGCGCTGCGATGCGCTGCAGACGGACTGGATGGTCGGCGTGATGTTCTATCTGCGCACCCCGACGCCCGTCGTCAACGGGCACATCAACTGCCTCGACTCACCCTGGTCGGTGACGGCCGTCGGCCAGGCCCAGTTCTGGGACGGACGGGACTTTTCGGCCGACTACGGAGACGGCTGCGCGCACGACTGCCTGTCGGCCATCATCTCCGAGTGGGACAAGCCGGGCATCCTGTACGGCAAGACGGCCCGCGAGTGCACGCGCGAGGAGGTCGTCGCCGAGCTCTGGGCCCAACTGAAGGACGGCCTGAACGACTCCGGCAAGACGACGCTCACCGACGAGGACCGCCTCGGCTGGTTCATGGACCCGGCGGTGACGGGCCTGGGCGGCGGGAACCCGCAGAACCGCGAGCAACTCCTCATCCACCCCACGGGCACCCTCTACAACCGCCCCACGGCCCGCACGAAGGTGCCCGGCTTCTATCTCGCCGGCGACTACGTCCGTACGGACGTGGACCTGGCGACCATGGAGGGCGCCAACGAATCCGCGCGGCTGGCCGTCAACGCACTTCTCGACGCGGACAATTCGGACGCCGATCGCTGTGAGATCCAGGAGCTGTTCCGCCCGCCGGAGATGGAACCGCTCAAACGCGTCGACGAGGTCCGCTACCGGCTGGGCCTGCCCAACACCTTCGACCTCGGCTGA
- the mqnC gene encoding cyclic dehypoxanthinyl futalosine synthase: MTEKADLQSVLDRAAEGGRITPEEALDLYRDAPLHALGAAADAVRKRRYTGTEHIATYIIERNINYTNVCVTACKFCAFYAPPKDTAKGWTRDLDDILRRCAETVELGGTQIMFQGGHHPDFGVEYYEQHFSAIKQAFPQLVIHSLGASEVEHMARLSKVSVEEAIQRIHAAGLDSFAGAGAELLPARPRKAIAPLKESGERWLEIMEAAHKLGVESTSTMLMGTGETNAERIEHLRMIREVQDRTGGFRAFIPYTYQPENNHLKGRTQATLFEYLRMIAIARLFMDNIAHIQGSWLTTGKEVGQLSLHYGADDLGSIMLEENVVSSAGAKHRSNRLEIIDLIRKAGRVPAQRSTTYEHLVVHDDPANDPVDERVMSHISSTAIEGGTAHPELKLLASN, from the coding sequence GTGACCGAGAAGGCCGACCTTCAGTCCGTCCTCGACCGTGCCGCCGAGGGTGGGCGGATCACCCCGGAGGAGGCGCTCGACCTCTACCGCGACGCCCCGCTCCACGCGCTCGGCGCCGCCGCCGACGCCGTACGCAAGCGCAGGTACACCGGGACCGAGCACATCGCGACGTACATCATCGAGCGCAACATCAACTACACGAACGTCTGCGTCACGGCCTGCAAGTTCTGCGCCTTCTACGCACCTCCCAAGGACACGGCCAAGGGCTGGACCCGCGACCTCGACGACATCCTGCGGCGGTGTGCCGAGACGGTCGAGCTCGGTGGGACGCAGATCATGTTCCAGGGCGGCCACCACCCGGACTTCGGCGTCGAGTACTACGAGCAGCACTTCTCGGCGATCAAGCAGGCCTTTCCGCAGCTCGTCATCCACAGCCTGGGGGCGAGCGAGGTCGAGCACATGGCCCGGCTCTCCAAGGTGAGCGTCGAGGAGGCGATCCAGCGCATTCACGCCGCCGGCCTCGACTCCTTCGCCGGTGCCGGCGCGGAACTCCTCCCCGCGCGCCCCCGCAAGGCCATCGCGCCCCTCAAGGAGTCCGGCGAGCGCTGGCTGGAGATCATGGAAGCCGCGCACAAGCTGGGCGTGGAGTCGACGTCCACGATGCTCATGGGCACGGGCGAGACCAACGCCGAGCGCATCGAGCATCTGCGGATGATCCGTGAGGTACAGGACCGCACGGGCGGCTTCCGGGCCTTCATCCCGTACACCTACCAGCCCGAGAACAACCACCTGAAGGGCCGCACCCAGGCCACGCTCTTCGAGTACCTGCGGATGATCGCCATCGCGCGCCTCTTCATGGACAACATCGCCCACATCCAGGGCTCTTGGCTGACCACGGGCAAGGAGGTCGGCCAGCTCTCCCTCCACTACGGCGCCGACGACCTCGGCTCGATCATGCTGGAGGAGAACGTCGTCTCCAGCGCGGGAGCCAAGCACCGCTCCAACCGCCTGGAGATCATCGACCTGATCCGCAAGGCGGGACGCGTTCCGGCCCAGCGCTCGACCACGTACGAGCACCTCGTCGTCCACGACGACCCGGCCAACGACCCCGTCGACGAGCGCGTCATGTCCCACATCTCGTCCACCGCGATCGAGGGCGGTACCGCACACCCCGAGCTGAAGCTCCTCGCCTCCAACTGA